The genomic interval GCTGCCGAGCTTTTTCGGTGGGGAAGAGGGCATCTCGGCCAACCGCATGGTGGACACCACACTGACCGGCTTTCGCTTCGGTCAGCAAATCGAGGTGTACTACCTGATCGTGGCTTGGATGCTGGTGTGCATCGCCTTGATGTACCTGCAGACCAAGACTCCACTAGGCCGGGTGGCCAATGCGGTGCGCGACAACCCCGAACGGGCAGCCTTTATTGGCTACAATGCCCGGGTGGTGCGGACCCTGCAATTCACCCTGGCCGCCTTTTTTGCCGGGATTGCCGGCGGCCTGTTTGCCATCAACTACGAGATCATCACCACCGAGACCGTGGGCGCCATCCCATCGGGCAATGTGTTGATGATGACCTATATCGGGGGCGTGGGCCACTTTTTCGGCCCCATCCTGGGGGCGGCCCTGGTAACGCTGATGCAGCTCACCCTGGCCGGCATCACCCACGCCTGGCTGCTCTATTTCGGGCTCCTTTTCGTGGGCATGGTCCTGTGGGCGCCGGGTGGCCTGGCCGGACTGATCATGATGCACGAGCCGGTGTGGAAGGCGGGGCTCATGAGCCGGTTGCTGCGGGCGTACGCCATCATCGCCGTGCCGTCGCTGGTGCTGTTTCTGGGCCTGATGACCTTGATCGAAATCAACTATCATCTCTCTTTGAGTGTCAATCCGGACGAGCTCATGAGCCTTTTCGGGATCTCGTTCAAGGCCCAGTCACCCGCTGCCTGGATCGTTTCGCTGGCATTGATCGGTATCGGGTTTTTCTTCTTTCGAAAGGCCCAGCGGGTGGTGCGCCGCAGCTGGAATGAGGTGGCACAACAGATGAAAGGAGCGGCGATTCAATGACGGCACTCAAACTCGTCGATGTGCACAAGAACTTCGGTAGCAGCCGAATCATCAACGGCGTCAATCTGGAGGTCCCCAAGGGGGAGCGGCATGCCATTATCGGCCCCAACGGTGCGGGCAAGTCGACCCTGTTCAACTTGATCAGCGGCTTTTACCAGGTCAGCCGGGGGTATATCGAACTCAATGGACATGCCATTACCGACCTGCCGCCCCAT from Desulfatitalea tepidiphila carries:
- a CDS encoding branched-chain amino acid ABC transporter permease, translating into MNHYLKQFGIWFAAVIVCIVLPLIFNSGFSRSMLSQMGIAVIFALSYNMLLGQGGMLSFGHAVYYGLGGFLAMHALNWVGEGWPVPLELVPLIGGLGGVVAGIVFGWLSTDRAGTTFALISLGIGELIAASALMLPSFFGGEEGISANRMVDTTLTGFRFGQQIEVYYLIVAWMLVCIALMYLQTKTPLGRVANAVRDNPERAAFIGYNARVVRTLQFTLAAFFAGIAGGLFAINYEIITTETVGAIPSGNVLMMTYIGGVGHFFGPILGAALVTLMQLTLAGITHAWLLYFGLLFVGMVLWAPGGLAGLIMMHEPVWKAGLMSRLLRAYAIIAVPSLVLFLGLMTLIEINYHLSLSVNPDELMSLFGISFKAQSPAAWIVSLALIGIGFFFFRKAQRVVRRSWNEVAQQMKGAAIQ